A genomic region of Brachionichthys hirsutus isolate HB-005 unplaced genomic scaffold, CSIRO-AGI_Bhir_v1 contig_424, whole genome shotgun sequence contains the following coding sequences:
- the LOC137913838 gene encoding elongin-C: MDGEDRTYGGCEGPDAMYVKLISSDGHEFIVKREHALTSGTIKAMLSGPGQFAENETNEVNFREIPSHVLSKVCMYFTYKVRYTNSSTEIPEFPIAPEIALELLMAANFLDC; the protein is encoded by the exons ATGG ATGGAGAAGATAGAACCTATGGTGGCTGTGAAGGGCCAGATGCCATGTATGTGAAGTTGATCTCATCAGATGGCCATGAATTTATTGTGAAACGAGAACACGCCTTGACGTCTGGGACTATTAAAGCTATGTTAAGTGGACCAG GTCAGTTTGCTGAGAATGAAACCAATGAAGTGAACTTCAGGGAGATTCCATCTCatgttctgtccaaggtttgcATGTACTTCACCTATAAGGTCCGCTACACCAACAGCTCTACAGAAATCCCCGAATTCCCTATTGCTCCGGAGATTGCGCTGGAACTGCTCATGGCCGCAAACTTTCTGGATTGTTAA
- the LOC137913831 gene encoding ubiquitin-conjugating enzyme E2 W isoform X2, whose product MASMQKRLQKELLALQNDPPPGMTLNEKSVQNTITQWIIDMEGAPGTMYEGEKFQLLFKFSGRYPFDSPQDWSPALSVQSVCLSIISMLSSCKEKRRPPDNSFYVRTCNKNPKKTKWWYHDDAC is encoded by the exons ATGGCGTCGATGCAG AAAAGGCTACAAAAGGAATTATTAGCTCTGCAGAATGATCCACCCCCAGGAATGACTCTAAATGAAAAGAGCGTACAGAACACCATCACACA GTGGATTATAGACATGGAGGGAGCTCCTGGCACCATGTATGAAGGAGAGAAATTTCAGCTGCTTTTCAAATTTAGTGGTCGATATCCCTTTGATTCACCTCAG GATTGGTCACCAGCCCTCTCAGTGCAATCCGTCTGTCTTAGCATTATCAGCATGTTGTCGAGCTGCAAAGAAAAG AGACGCCCGCCTGATAACTCCTTTTATGTAAGAACGTGTAACAAAAATCCAAAGAAGACAAAATGGTGGTATCATG ATGATGCATGCTAA
- the LOC137913831 gene encoding ubiquitin-conjugating enzyme E2 W isoform X1 has product MASMQKRLQKELLALQNDPPPGMTLNEKSVQNTITQWIIDMEGAPGTMYEGEKFQLLFKFSGRYPFDSPQVMFTGENIPIHPHVYSNGHICLSILTEDWSPALSVQSVCLSIISMLSSCKEKRRPPDNSFYVRTCNKNPKKTKWWYHDDAC; this is encoded by the exons ATGGCGTCGATGCAG AAAAGGCTACAAAAGGAATTATTAGCTCTGCAGAATGATCCACCCCCAGGAATGACTCTAAATGAAAAGAGCGTACAGAACACCATCACACA GTGGATTATAGACATGGAGGGAGCTCCTGGCACCATGTATGAAGGAGAGAAATTTCAGCTGCTTTTCAAATTTAGTGGTCGATATCCCTTTGATTCACCTCAG GTAATGTTCACAGGAGAGAATATACCTATCCATCCTCACGTGTATAGTAATGGtcacatctgtctgtctatacTCACGGAGGATTGGTCACCAGCCCTCTCAGTGCAATCCGTCTGTCTTAGCATTATCAGCATGTTGTCGAGCTGCAAAGAAAAG AGACGCCCGCCTGATAACTCCTTTTATGTAAGAACGTGTAACAAAAATCCAAAGAAGACAAAATGGTGGTATCATG ATGATGCATGCTAA